From Epinephelus lanceolatus isolate andai-2023 chromosome 12, ASM4190304v1, whole genome shotgun sequence, the proteins below share one genomic window:
- the mcm4 gene encoding DNA replication licensing factor MCM4: MSSPTSTPGGRKRGRGTDPATPSSEGPTSPPSQRRRGQDSSTGDLMPMPTSPATDMLSPAAPQDTSLLSSPRPSVLPNEVDMSSPLMYGTPSSRVEGTPRSGVRGTPARQRPDLGSVRKAPQVDLHSEQPSADGTVASESNAAQRLVIWGTDVNVGTCKEKFQRFLQRFIDPTSTEDENAGLDLNEPLYMQKLEEISVVGDPVLNVNCLHVQSFDAELYRQLICYPQEVIPTFDMAVNELFFERFPDSILEYQIQVRPYNALKTRNMRSLNPEDIDQLITISGMVIRTSQLIPEMQEAFFQCQVCAFSTRVEVDRGRIAEPAVCRHCNTTHSLALVHNRSVFSDKQMIKVQESPEDMPAGQTPHTTIVYAHNDLVDKVQPGDRINITGVYRAVPMRVNPRQSNVKSVYKTHIDAIHFRKTDEKRLHGLNEEAEQKLFTEDRVQTLKELAAKPDVYERLSSALAPSIYEHEDIKKGILLQLFGGTRKDFSQTGRGNFRAEVNILLCGDPGTSKSQLLQYVYNLVPRGQYTSGKGSSAVGLTAYVMKDPETRQLVLQTGALVLSDNGICCIDEFDKMSDSTRSVLHEVMEQQTLSIAKAGIICQLNARTAVLAAANPIESQWNPKKTTIENIQLPHTLLSRFDLIFLMLDPQDEAYDRRLAHHLVSLYYQSEEQIEEEFLDMAVLRDYIAYARTYISPRLSEEASQALIEAYVDMRKIGSGRGMVSAYPRQLESLIRLAEAHAKVRFSEKVETIDVEEAKRLHREALKQSATDPRTGFVDISILTTGMSNTARKRKEEVAQALKKLIQAKGKTPAMKYQQLLEDLRGQSETAITKELFDEALRALADEDYLTVTGKTVRLLA, translated from the exons ATGTCTTCCCCAACGTCGACTCCAGGTGGCCGCAAACGAGGAAGGGGCACCGACCCAGCCACAC CCAGCAGCGAGGGCCCCACCTCGCCTCCCTCTCAGCGGCGCAGAGGCCAGGACTCCTCCACTGGGGACCTGATGCCAATGCCCACCTCCCCGGCCACCGACATGCTCAGTCCAGCAGCACCTCAGGACACTTCTCTGCTCTCCAGCCCACGCCCCTCAG TCCTACCCAATGAGGTAGACATGAGCTCCCCTTTGATGTACGGGACCCCCAGCTCCAGGGTTGAAGGGACCCCACGCAGTGGAGTGCGTGGCACCCCGGCCAGACAGCGTCCTGATCTGGGTTCAGTCAGGAAGGCTCCTCAAGTCGATCTTCATTCTGAGCAG CCAAGTGCCGATGGTACCGTCGCCAGCGAGTCAAACGCAGCCCAGAGACTGGTGATCTGGGGGACTGATGTCAATGTTGGCACCTGCAAAGAGAAGTTTCAG AGGTTCCTGCAGAGGTTCATTGACCCAACCTCCACTGAAGATGAGAACGCTGGTCTGGACCTGAACGAGCCTTTGTACATGCAGAAGCTGGAAGAG ATCAGTGTTGTCGGCGACCCAGTGCTGAATGTGAACTGTCTGCATGTGCAGTCCTTTGATGCAGAACTTTACAGGCAGCTCATCTGCTACCCACAG GAAGTCATCCCAACCTTCGACATGGCCGTCAACGAGCTTTTCTTTGAGCGTTTCCCAGACTCCATCCTGGAGTACCAGATCCAAGTCCGCCCCTACAACGCCCTGAAAACCAGAAACATGAGGAGCCTGAACCCAGAAG ACATCGATCAGCTGATCACCATCAGCGGCATGGTGATCCGCACCTCGCAGCTCATCCCCGAGATGCAGGAAGCTTTCTTCCAGTGCCAGGTGTGCGCCTTCAGCACCCGTGTGGAGGTGGATCGCGGACGCATCGCCGAGCCGGCTGTGTGCCGCCACTGCAACACCACCCACAGCCTGGCGCTCGTTCACAATCGCTCGGTCTTTTCAGACAAACAGATG ATCAAAGTTCAGGAGTCTCCTGAAGACATGCCGGCTGGTCAGACGCCTCACACAACTATTGTCTATGCTCATAATGACCTGGTTGATAAAGTGCAGCCGGGAGACCGCATTAACATCACCG GTGTTTACAGAGCAGTCCCCATGCGCGTTAACCCACGCCAGAGCAATGTGAAGTCTGTGTACAAGACTCACATCGACGCCATCCACTTCCGTAAGACAGACGAGAAGCGCCTGCATGGTTTGAACGAGGAGGCCGAACAGAAGCTCTTCACCGAGGACCGAGTGCAGACCCTGAAGGAGCTGGCAGCCAAGCCAGACGTCTACGAACGCCTGTCGTCAGCCCTCGCACCAAGTATCTATGAGCATGAGGACATcaaaaag GGCATTTTGCTGCAGCTGTTTGGCGGCACTCGTAAGGACTTCAGTCAGACTGGCCGCGGCAACTTCCGTGCAGAGGTGAACATCCTGCTCTGCGGCGACCCTGGTACCAGTAAGTCCCAGCTGCTGCAGTACGTCTACAACCTGGTGCCCCGTGGCCAGTACACCTCGGGGAAGGGCTCCAGCGCCGTGGGTCTCACCGCCTATGTGATGAAGGACCCAGAGACGAGGCAGCTGGTCCTGCAGACCGGAGCTCTGGTGCTGAGCGACAACGGCATCTGCTGCATCGATGAGTTTGACAAGATGAGTGACAGCACGCGCTCTGTGCTGCATGAGGTCATGGAGCAGCAGACCCTCTCCATCGCCAAG GCTGGAATTATTTGCCAGCTCAACGCCCGTACAGCTGTGCTGGCTGCTGCTAACCCTATTGAGTCTCAGTGGAACCCCAAAAAGACCACAATTGAGAACAttcagctgcctcacacacTGCTGTCCAG ATTCGACCTCATCTTCCTGATGCTGGATCCCCAAGACGAGGCGTACGACCGCAGGCTGGCCCACCACCTGGTGTCGCTGTACTACCAGAGCGAGGAGCAGATTGAGGAAGAGTTCCTGGACATGGCTGTGCTGAGGGACTACATTGCATATGCACGAACATACATCAGTCCAAGGCTGAGCGAGGAGGCCAGCCAGGCTCTCATTGAG GCCTACGTGGACATGAGGAAGATAGGCAGTGGCCGGGGGATGGTGTCCGCCTACCCCAGACAGCTGGAGTCCCTGATCCGCTTGGCAGAAGCCCACGCCAAGGTGCGCTTCTCTGAGAAGGTGGAGACCATTGATGTGGAGGAGGCCAAGCGGCTGCACAGAGAGGCCCTCAAACAGTCGGCCACTGACCCCAGAACAGGATTTGTCGACATCTCTATTCTCACAACAG GTATGAGTAACACCGCCCGTAAGCGCAAGGAGGAGGTCGCCCAAGCCTTGAAGAAACTGATCCAGGCTAAAGGAAAGACGCCCGCCATGAAATACCAGCAGCTGCTTGAGGACCTCAGAGGACAGTCTGAAACT GCGATCACTAAGGAGCTGTTCGACGAGGCACTCCGAGCCCTGGCTGACGAGGATTACTTGACGGTCACTGGGAAGACTGTTCGTCTCCTCGCATAA